A single Syngnathus acus chromosome 8, fSynAcu1.2, whole genome shotgun sequence DNA region contains:
- the snx8a gene encoding sorting nexin-8a — translation MTVRAMAEEINEGSVPAYYREVHEAVCCQNDEKVQVEVFQRLLESTKLSKAVQAQIAENVYTADGFLSKLAFYKALALIAVAQQGKQPSPKVLESYIQEFPKPQLGEPCELRTLRMQPAQRDALTLSLDLDRLLKRDAVKVELIPEKKGLFLKHVEYMVTSLRYKMSVYRRYSDFDVFHEILLQRFAYRVVPSLPPKRMLKGVLMSFSERDFIEARRRALGRFLNLVALHPFFSEDELVKTFFTFSGSDVQIRLRDAYKKTGDEFITNRYATVAKESLPADIQVQFTVSRELIKNIHNNFTKLRERAERIAERSKGNANDLLMFGREISTLSSDTSSLPSLASSQSTWSRLCHSLKSLSVEFAVLSDKASQQGRREDDDVVERLNLFLDLLQSYKDLCERHEKGVLHEHQRALHKYGVMRRQMMTNTVQSKEHVLVEQLESRIVQQENALQTMELRNYFSLFCLHQETQLIFTYLPITAHILRAFVDSQVQGHREMGTVWNELQPKFSSLLSGNNGSKPAL, via the exons ATGACAGTCCGAGCCATGGCCGAAGAGATCAATGAAG GCTCAGTTCCTGCCTACTACCGAGAAGTGCACGAGGCCGTCTGCTGCCAGAACGATGAGAAGGTTCAGGTTGAAGTGTTTCAAAGGTTGCTTGAAAGTACCAAACTCTCCAAGGCAGTTCAAGCCCAG ATTGCAGAAAACGTTTACACAGCCGATGGATTCTTGAGCAAGTTGGCATTTTACAAAGCGCTCGCTTTAATCGCCGTCGCCCAGCAAGGGAAGCAACCGAGTCCCAAAGTCCTGGAGAGCTACATTCAAG AGTTCCCCAAGCCTCAGCTGGGGGAGCCGTGTGAGTTGCGCACGCTGAGGATGCAGCCGGCTCAGCGAGACGCGCTGACGCTGTCCCTGGACCTGGACAGGCTGCTGAAGAGAGACGCTGTCAAGGTGGAGCTCATACCGGAGAAGAAAGGCCTGTTTCTCAAGCATGTGGAGTACATGGTCACAAGCCTG CGTTACAAAATGTCCGTTTACCGGCGCTACAGTGACTTTGACGTCTTCCACGAGATTCTGCTTCAGAGATTCGCCTACAGAGTGGTGCCTTCGCTTCCACCCAAAAGAATGCTCAAAGGAG TCCTGATGTCGTTTTCCGAGCGGGACTTCATCGAGGCCAGGAGGCGGGCGCTGGGGAGGTTCCTCAACTTGGTGGCGCTGCATCCTTTCTTCTCAGAGGACGAGCTGGTCAAGACCTTCTTCACCTTCAGCGGCTCT GATGTCCAGATTAGGCTGCGTGACGCTTACAAGAAAACCGGCGACGAGTTCATAACTAACAGATACGCAACCGTGGCAAAG GAATCCCTCCCCGCCGACATCCAGGTGCAGTTCACCGTGAGCAGAGAACTCATCAAGAACATCCACAACAACTTCACCAAACTGCGCGAGCGGGCCGAGAGGATCGCCGAGCGTTCCAAGGGCAACGCCAATGACCTCCTCATGTTCGGCAGGGAGATTAG CACGTTGAGCTCGGACACGTCGTCCCTCCCGTCGTTGGCGTCGTCGCAGAGCACGTGGAGCCGTCTGTGTCACTCCCTCAAAAGTCTCTCGGTGGAGTTCGCCGTGCTCTCGGATAAAGCGTCTCAGCAG GGCCGACGGGAAGATGACGACGTGGTGGAACGACTCAATCTTTTCCTGGACTTGCTGCAGTCGTACAAG GACCTGTGCGAGCGCCACGAGAAGGGCGTGCTTCACGAGCATCAGCGGGCGCTACACAAGTACGGCGTGATGAGAAGGCAGATGATGACCAACACGGTGCAAAGTAAAGAGCACGTGTTGGTGGAGCAGCTGGAATCGCGGATCGTTCAG CAAGAGAACGCCTTGCAGACCATGGAGTTGCGTAACTACTTTTCGCTCTTCTGCCTTCACCAAGAGACGCAACTCATCTTCACCTACCTGCCCATCACGGCACACATCTTGAGAGCCTTTGTGGACTCGCAGGTGCAAGGACATCGAGAG ATGGGCACAGTGTGGAATGAACTGCAACCAAAATTCAGCTCTCTCTTGAGTGGGAACAACGGCTCCAAACCTGCGCTTTAG
- the mrm2 gene encoding rRNA methyltransferase 2, mitochondrial, with the protein MFYFLHRRFFHSSCRLPKKKSNAEQRWLARQANDPYVKASHALNFRCRSAFKLLEIDDKFRLLQPGIGVVDCGAAPGAWSQVAVHRVNSAGTEPTSPMGTVIGIDLLNVAPLDGAHFLSSHDVTDPATHAKLPDLLPGGRAHVLLSDMAPNASGFREMDHERLVGLCLSLLDLAETILRPGGSLLCKYWDGSLAHHLQDKLCLTFGSVRSLKPHASRKDSAERYFLARNYRKPVSG; encoded by the exons atgttttattttctccaccGTAGGTTTTTCCATTCATCGTGTCGCCTCccgaagaagaaaagcaacgCGGAGCAAAGGTGGCTCGCTCGTCAGGCGAACGACCCTTACGTCAAAGCTTCACACGCTCTAAACTTTCGCTGCCGGAGCGCCTTCAAGTTGCTGGAGATTGATGACAAGTTCCGCCTGTTGCAGCCCGGAATCGGCGTGGTGGACTGCGGGGCGGCGCCCGGAGCCTGGAGCCAGGTGGCCGTGCACCGGGTCAATTCAGCGGGGACAG AGCCAACATCACCCATGGGTACAGTCATCGGTATTGACCTCCTAAACGTAGCACCTCTGGATGGTGCCCACTTTCTGTCAAGCCATGACGTCACTGACCCTGCCACGCACGCCAAGCTGCCCGACTTACTGCCTGGCGGCCGGGCTCATGTCCTCCTCAGCGACATGGCGCCCAACGCCAGCGGCTTTCGGGAGATGGACCACGAGAGGCTCGTCGGTTTGTGCTTGTCACTACTGGACTTGGCCGAGACTATTTTGCGCCCTGGAGGCTCTCTGCTGTGCAAATATTGGGATGGCTCCCTGGCCCATCATCTCCAGGACAAACTTTGTCTCACGTTTGGGAGTGTTCGGAGTTTAAAGCCACATGCGAGCCGCAAAGATTCTGCAGAGAGGTATTTCCTTGCCAGAAACTACAGGAAACCAGTGAGTGGATAG
- the nudt1 gene encoding 7,8-dihydro-8-oxoguanine triphosphatase, which produces MLSSKLLTLVLVVQPGRVLLGMKKRGFGAGRWNGFGGKVQSGETVEEGARRELLEESGLTVDTLEKVGNIKFEMVSDAQLLDVHIFRADSYNGEPTETEEMRPRWFDSDKIPFEQMWPDDKLWFPLLLQKKKFVGNVQFQGHDIILSYKLDEVDEL; this is translated from the exons ATGTTGAGTTCCAAGCTGCTGACTCTGGTTCTGGTGGTCCAGCCTGGCCGGGTGCTACTGGGCATGAAGAAGCGAGGGTTCGGGGCTGGGAGGTGGAACGGTTTTGGGGGGAAAGTCCAAAGTGGAGAAACTGTCGAGGAAGGAGCAAGGag GGAACTCCTTGAAGAAAGTGGCCTCACAGTGGACACGCTGGAAAAGGTGGGAAacatcaaatttgaaatggTCAGTGATGCGCAGCTGCTCGACGTCCATATTTTTAGAGCCGACTCGTACAATGGAGAGCCAACGGAAACGGAAG AAATGAGACCTCGCTGGTTCGACTCTGACAAAATCCCTTTTGAGCAAATGTGGCCCGACGACAAGCTGTGGTTCCCGCTGCTACTGCAGAAGAAGAAATTTGTGGGCAACGTTCAGTTCCAAGGCCACGACATTATTCTAAGCTACAAGCTGGACGAGGTGGATGAGCTGTGA